A window of the Salvelinus alpinus chromosome 3, SLU_Salpinus.1, whole genome shotgun sequence genome harbors these coding sequences:
- the LOC139570019 gene encoding WW domain-binding protein 2-like gives MALNKNNSESGGVIITNNESVLMSYENVELVFCEAECLPDAFRKSKKGSIFLTPYRVIFVAKGGRDALQSFMMPFYLMKGCEVKQPVLGANYIKGTVSAEPGGGWEGCATFKLVFAAGGAIEFGQYMLQVAAQASRGQPVSGGFGGCPYMGNGAYAYPPPPANGYPAGPPPGYSYPNPPPQGVFYPNPPAFDGPAAYMPPPPYSAPLGQQAPHDPALPSTPAAEAKAAEAASSGSSSTLPPTYLPQDNPPPYSPTEDKKSQ, from the exons ATGGCATTGAATAAGAACAATTCTGAATCCGGAGGCGTCATTATCACCAACAATgaaag TGTGTTGATGAGCTATGAGAATGTGGAGCTGGTGTTCTGTGAAGCAGAGTGCCTGCCTGATGCCTTCAGGAAGAGTAAGAAGGGGAGTATCTTCCTGACCCCCTACAGG GTGATATTTGTGGCGAAGGGGGGTCGTGATGCTCTGCAGTCCTTCATGATGCCTTTCTACCTGATGAAGGGCTGTGAGGTCAAACAGCCTGTCCTGGGGGCCAACTACATCAAAGGCACAGTCAGCGCAGAGCCcggag GAGGCTGGGAGGGCTGTGCCACCTTTAAGCTGGTGTTTGCTGCAGGAGGAGCCATAGAGTTTGGACAGTACATGTTACAGGTCGCTGCACAAG CGTCCAGAGGGCAGCCTGTGAGTGGTGGCTTTGGGGGCTGTCCCTACATGGGCAACGGGGCCTATGCCTACCCTCCTCCCCCAGCCAATGGGTACCCGGCGGGACCCCCACCTGGGTACTCCtaccccaacccccctccacaaG GTGTATTCTACCCCAACCCACCCGCGTTTGATGGTCCTGCGGCATACATGCCCCCTCCTCCCTACTCCGCCCCCCTGGGGCAGCAGGCCCCCCACGACCCTGCCCTGCCTTCCACACCTGCAG CGGAGGCAAAGGCAGCAGAGGCAGCTTCCAGTGGCAGCAGTTCCACACTTCCTCCCACCTACTTGCCACAG gacAATCCACCCCCCTACTCCCCTACTGAAGACAAGAAGAGCCAGTAG
- the LOC139570018 gene encoding large ribosomal subunit protein mL38-like, protein MLQFAFFAISPFTTKMALRMLCSSVLRTGTDIGVSNVRTFGTAAILCRRSAPLGPMPNEDIDYKNLESLEKYRSYTRYLKKAEEAKNTPAWWKTYRQYQEQEDPGHDVERANIGLPHCRPSRVKEARERKRVVKENRCSIELERAMRLRTFKVSLDRVQAGWEETSGPYHVQRLADHYGIFKDLFPMAYFYPRFTLCISYGQDSPAQVHYGNHLTPTEAAVAPRVSFEAEEGSIWTLLLTSPDEHLLDSEGEYVHWLVGNIPGGAVTSGEELCPYLAPIPAKGTGFHRYVYILFRQEETIDFHEDIRPLPCVSLSERSFKTVEFYRKHQDSMTPAGLSFFQSQWDQSVTNTFHNILDMKEPVFEFERPPVYHPPQVKYPHGQPLRYLDRYRDGQEHTYGIY, encoded by the exons ATGTTACAGTTTGCGTTTTTCGCCATTTCGCCATTCACCACCAAAATGGCGTTGCGTATGCTTTGCTCCTCTGTGCTGCGAACGGGTACAGATATAGGGGTCAGCAATGTCAGAACATTTGGAACTGCAG CAATTTTATGCCGACGGTCTGCTCCATTGGGACCAATGCCAAATGAGGACATAGACTACAAAAACTTGGAATCACTCGAAAAGTATCGCAGCTACACACGCTACCTCAAGAAAGCTGAGGAGGCGAAGAACACACCAGCCTGGTGGAAGACCTACAGACAGTATCAGGAGCAAGAGGACCCTGGACATG ATGTGGAGCGAGCCAACATTGGGCTGCCACATTGTCGGCCCTCCAGGGTGAAGGAAGCGAGGGAGCGGAAGAGGGTGGTGAAGGAGAACAGATGTAGTATAGAGCTGGAGAGAGCCATGCGTCTGCGCACCT TTAAGGTCTCCCTGGATCGGGTGCAGGCAGGCTGGGAGGAGACGAGTGGCCCGTACCATGTCCAGAGGCTAGCGGATCACTATGGGATCTTCAAGGATCTGTTCCCCATGGCTTACTTCTACCCCCGCTTCACACTGTGTATCAGCTACGGCCAGGATAGCCCTGCACAAGTACATTATGGGAACCACTTGACCCCCACAGAG GCTGCTGTGGCGCCTCGGGTCAGTTTTGAGGCAGAGGAGGGCTCCATATGGACACTGCTGCTTACCAGcccag ATGAGCATCTGCTGGATAGTGAAGGGGAGTATGTGCACTGGCTGGT TGGGAACATCCCAGGTGGGGCTGTGACCTCAGGAGAGGAGCTGTGTCCATACCTGGCCCCGATCCCCGCTAAGGGTACTGGCTTTCACCGCTATGTTTACATCCTGTTCAGACAGGAAGAAACCATCGACTTCCATGAAGACATCCGACCGCTGCCATG TGTGTCTCTGTCAGAGCGGAGCTTTAAGACCGTAGAGTTCTACAGGAAGCACCAGGACAGCATGACTCCAGCAGGCCTCTCCTTCTTCCAGAGTCAGTGGGACCAGTCTGTTACCAACACTTTCCATAACATACTCG ACATGAAAGAGCCAGTGTTTGAGTTTGAGCGGCCTCCTGTGTACCACCCTCCTCAGGTGAAGTACCCTCATGGACAGCCCCTACGGTACCTGGACAGGTACAGAGACGGACAGGAGCACACTTACGGAATCTACTGA